ACCGCCTCCAGGCCGCCCGCCGCGCCGAGCGTGTGACCGGTCATCGACTTGGTCGAGCCGACGACGACCTCGCGCGCGCGGTCGCCCAGCACCGCCTTGATGGCGAGCGTCTCGTTGAGATCGTTCGCCGGGGTGGAGGTGCCGTGCGCATTGATGTAGTCCACGTCCTCGGGCCCCGCGCCTGCGCTCTGCAGCGCCATCTTCATCGCCCGCACCGCGCCTTCGCCACCGGTGGCCGGCGCGGTGATATGGTACGCGTCGGCCGTCTGCCCGTAACCGACCAGTTCCGCGACGATATTGGCGCCACGCGCGCGGGCGTGCTCCAGCTCCTCGAGTACGAGCATCCCCGCGCCCTCTCCCATGACGAAGCCGTCACGGGTGGCGTCGAACGGGCGGCTGGCCGTCTCGGGCGAATCGTTACGCTCGGAGAGCGCCTTCATCGCGGCGAATCCGGCCACCGTCATGCCGGTGATCGTCGCCTCCGTCCCGCCCGTGATCATCACGTCAGCCTCGCCGACCTGGATCGAGCGGAATGCGCTGCCGATGGCGTGCGCCCCCGAGGCGCACGCCGAGACCGTGGCGTAGTTGGGCCCCTTCGCGCCATAGCGGATCGAGACGAGGCCCGCGGCGATGTCGCCGATGAACATCGGGACGAAGAAGGGGGACACGCGGCTGGGCCCTTTCTCCACAAACCTCCCGTGCTGCTCCTCGAAGGTCGAAATCCCGCCGATGCCGCTCCCGATGATCACTCCGAAGCGCTCGGGATCGACCGACCCCAGGTCATCTTCCAGTCCCGCCTCGCGCATGGCCTGCACCGCCGTGGCGATCGCGAACTGTGCAAAGCGGTCGGTCCGCTTGATTTCCTTGCGCTCGATGTAATCCGC
The DNA window shown above is from Longimicrobiaceae bacterium and carries:
- the fabF gene encoding beta-ketoacyl-ACP synthase II — its product is MSRRVVITGTGLLTAVGKDVHSSWTSLLEGRSGAAEITQFDASDFPVRFACEVKDFDPADYIERKEIKRTDRFAQFAIATAVQAMREAGLEDDLGSVDPERFGVIIGSGIGGISTFEEQHGRFVEKGPSRVSPFFVPMFIGDIAAGLVSIRYGAKGPNYATVSACASGAHAIGSAFRSIQVGEADVMITGGTEATITGMTVAGFAAMKALSERNDSPETASRPFDATRDGFVMGEGAGMLVLEELEHARARGANIVAELVGYGQTADAYHITAPATGGEGAVRAMKMALQSAGAGPEDVDYINAHGTSTPANDLNETLAIKAVLGDRAREVVVGSTKSMTGHTLGAAGGLEAVITALVCREGKIPPTINYSNPDPECDLDYATNGMVERPVRLALSNSFGFGGHNVSLAIRRWDGV